TcacgtatcttgacttcttgagccactagagagtgaaattattattcgatttggctgaaattttgcacaaagtgttttggtttgaccatcaacaactgcgccaagtgtggTCAAGTATGATCacagtcggttcataacctgacttaggtcccgtataaaccgttcatggatcttaacttcttaagccgctagagggcgctattattattcgatttggctgaaattttgcatgaagtgttttggtttgaccatcaacaactgcgcctagtGTGGTCTTAgtagatccataacctgatatagctcccttatataccgatctccgatgttgacttcttgagccgctagagggtgtaattattaaccgatttggctaaaattttgcatgaagtgttttgaagaattttgcatgaagtgttttggtttgagcatcaacaactgtgccaagtatggtacaaatcggttcataacctgatatagcttccacataaacctatctcggatgttgatttcttgagccccaatttggctgaacgaaatgttttggtttgaccaccaacaactgtgccaagttgtTGTGCCAAGATAggttatagcttccacataaacctatctcggatcttgacttcttgagccctagagggcacaattattattcgatttggttaaaattttgcttcaAGTGTTTTCTTCtaatttctaacaactgcgccaagcatggttcaaagcggttcacaacctgataccgctcccataaaaaccaatctcggatattgacttcttcagccactagagggcgcaattatcaacaactgcgccaagtatgactcaaatcagtccatagcctgatatagcccccatataaacagatcccccattttttttcttgagccaatatagggcgcaatttttcacAACAGCCACATCATGTATGGCCCAAAggtccataacttggtatagctgaaatagcatagcaattcttatccattatcccttgtttgtctataaaaacATATCGGCCAAagattcggctgggccgaacttagcactcttttacttgtttctttttatataaagaaaaactaaGCTTCATAGTCATCTTAAAGCTTTTGAATCAATTCCAGTTAGCTTAATTTGAGCTTTAAGCTTTCGTTGTTGTTTGCTTTCATTCTCTTAAAGTTTCAAAAAGCTTTCTTTTAAACTGAAATCTACTCACTTCAAGGAAGATTTTTCTAGCTAGACTGAATCTGAGCTTTAAGCTTTCATTAaaatgttcgttttttttttcttttcaaacatttactttctttttgccatttaaAATTAAGTTCTTCTTAACCGTAAAGCTTTCATCTAATTTCCATTAAGCTTTTCTAAGCTTTAAGCTATAATTTTTGCTTCTCTAACATTCTCCTAAGTTTCCTAATATTACGCGACCCATTTAAAGCtcagccaaaaatttaaattatttcctataaattttcaaaaaaaatacattACTCTCCTTCCTGCTACATAATATAAACTAAATTGCTTGAAAAAGCTTATCTGTAAGCTTTATCATCTGAATAAATTATATAGGGTTGATTGTTCGATAGATTCGAAGATGCCTGCTGATGTTGCGGTGTTGAACCCCCGAAATAGGACATTCTTGATGAATaggtttgttgttgctgctgctgctgttgttgttggtgttgctgctgctgttgttgacgTTGTGACAAACTTTGTGTGGACTGATGTATGGAGGCGGTTTTATGCGGCAGGGTGGCATAGTTTTGAGTAGCATAGGGGGGCACAGCATATAAAGCGGCTGCTGCTGCCGCAGGAGCTCCCTTATAGCTGAGTGGCACACTACCCGGACCTATGGgcatggggggtataccaatcatGGCGGGAGCATTGTGATAGTCGGCATTGCTCATGCGCAAGCGTACTATGCAAATGATGATAATCAAAATGGCTATGAAGGCCACCACTCCACCCACAATGCCTATAATCAGAGTGTCATCGTTGGTCATTATGGGAGCTTTCATTAGGGGAGCCTTGGTCTTAATCTTCATGGGTGGTGCTTGAGTGGGTTCCATGCTCCATATAATCATGGGAGGTTCTTCGGTGGTGGTCATGGTAGGGCGAGTCACCAAACGCGAGGAAGATTTCAAAATTTGTGTGGAAGTGCTGCGCGCCGTGGTAGAGGTCATTTTGCGTGGATCACAGGTGAGCTCATCATCACCCACCTCTATGAGTTTCTTGCCGGCCAGATATTCAGGGGAGCGACAGGTCAAATCGGTCATATGGGAATTGGGCAGCCAACGGCGCAAGGCACGGGCATTGCAGTCACAGTGTATGGGATTGGAGGAGAGACCCTTCAATTGCAGACTAGAGCGGCGATCTTCCAAGGCATTGAGGAATTGAGGCATTAGCACTCCCACCTTGGAACCTTCAATGTCCAGCGTTAATTGTGAGGATCGAGGCACCGGGAATAACAAAGCTGGCGGCAGAGATGTGAGAGAGGTATTTTGCAGTTTCACCGTAAGGTCACCGCCCTTGAGGCCGGCCAAAGTTCCCGAGGATATAGTTTTCAAACGATCTCCTCTCAGGCCAATGGACCTCAAACGGGGATGTTTGGCAGGTTGTATTTGCTCACTGCCCAAGGCAGTATCCTTAACCTCCACATCGAGCATTTCCAGACCTGGCAGTAGCTCCATAATGCCTTGCAGATCCAAATAACCCACAGAGGGCAAATTGTAGGCCTCCAGAGAAGAGAGATTTGGTAAATCCCTAAAAGCATTCTTCTCCAGGCGAGTACACTTGGCCATATCGTTGAGCTTAAGTGAGCGCAGGGCCAGCAATTTTCCAAAATCTCCCTGGGAGATGATTTCAAAACTGTTGTTCGATAAATCCAGGGTTTGTAGCACCTGCAGTTTTGGCCAGGCTGAGGACAAATCAGTCAAATTCTCCAAAAGGTTGCTGCTCAAATCCAGATTCTCCAACAGAGTGGTGCGTTCGAATACGCGGGGCTCTATGGTCTTCAATTTGTTGTGTGATAAATTCAAATATTGCAGGAAGGGTGTCTCCAAGGCATCCAAATGTTGAATGCCAGTGCCGGCCAGATTTAATTCCCTAACAGTTTTGGGTTCATTGAGGATGTGGCTAACGGCATCCTGGGTCAAGGGGTTAAAGGACAGATCCAAGGTCTTAATATTCACCATGATGTTGTCATCGCTGGGTATGGAGGTGATCTTGTTGTGACTCAAATCCACCGAGGACACAAAGAAGTATTGCCTCTGCAAGGCCTTGAGGGGAGCATATTCGAAGTCATTACCTGCCAAGTTAATGCTCTCCAGCAGTTGGACTTTGGACCTCTCGAAAATGCCATCGGCCAGTTCGTTTAGTTTGTTGTTCTCCAGATTTAAAGACTCCAAGCGTATGAGGCCCTCAAAAGTGCGCTCACCTATGCGATCCAAGCTGTTGTGGGAGAAATCCAAAACCTGCAGTTGGGTGGTATTGTGGAAGGCCATTTCACTCAGCATATCCAATTGGTTGTGGGCCACCTTTAGCACCCGCAGACGTGGCAAACGGGCAAAATCCAATTCCTCTATGGTCTTCAACTGATTGTGGGACAGGTCCACATGTTCCAAATACTGAAGGCTGGATATCAATTCGGCAGGGAAGAAACTGAATTTGTTGTGGGCAGCCAATATAAGCCTCAAGCGTGGATGTATGCGGAATGAGGAGGGAAACAGGTAGCTCAAATGATTATTGGATATATCCAATTCCTCTAGACCAGTGCCGGTATTGAAGAACTCTCCCTTGAAGGCGGACAATTGATTTCCCCGCAAATTTAGTTTTCTCAAATGCATAACATTGACAAAGGCCCCTGGCCGTATGGAGGTTATCTGATTATTGGACAAATCAATGGAGCTGATGTTCCACAAATCCATGAAGGAGCCATCATTGATCTCCTGTATGTTGTTGTCATTCAAGTAGATGTGCTTCAAATCCTGCAGTGTGGCAAACAAATCCCCTGACAACTGTTTCATGGCACAATGGCTAAAGTCCACAATTTGCAAGCGGGCCAAGGGTCTTATGAGTGCAGCAGGTATGGGTGACAAATGATGATTGCcactcaaattcaaatattgcaGATTCTCTAAGCCCTCCAGAATATTCTTGGGTATTTCAGCCAAGTTATTGTAGCTCAAATCCAGACTCCTAAGTTCAGTCAAGGCCAATGGTGCATTGCCCAGACCAGTGAGACgattttgtcctaattttagtTCATTTAAAGAAGTCTCCAAGCCTTGGAAGATATCCGAGGTTATGACAGCCAATGAGTTGCCTGACAAATCCAACGAACGCAAATTGCTAAACATTTGGAAACTTCCCGAAGGCAACTCACGTATGACATTACGTGAAAGTGTTAGGGTGGTGATATCTGAAGCCTGAATGGAACCCAGTATTTCAGCAGACAAGGCAGCCACACGATTGAAATCCAAATGTAGggcattcaaattggataggcGGCCAAGGGCATTGCCTGGAACCAGTAGGATGTTGTTGTCCCGTATGATTAACGTTTGCAGGCTATCCAAACCCTCTAGGGCATCATCTTCGATCTGTAAGGGAAAAATAAAGGGAGAATGACTTCAGTTATTATATTGGACCAATACCAATGTCTTCACGTCAAGCAGTCCTTCATGCCCTACTTTCTCGTGCCTTTCCCTTCCCTTGTTTTTCCATCCGTCCCTAAGACATTCTTCGTTTCTTTACCTTCAAAGATTTTACTTACCGTTCGCAAAGAGTTCAAACTCAAGTCCAAATATTTCAAAGCATTCAAGTCACGGAAAGTACCCGATGGTATTGTGGTAATACTATTACGGCTTAAATCCAAGGACTCCAATGATGTAAGCACTTGTGTATGACTGGCATCGAAACGCTTAagttaagaaaaacaaaataagtttAAGAATCATTGACATCATCTTCCTCTTACCTGCAACATATTCGACGATAGATTCAGCGACTTCAAATGCTCTATGGCCGCCAAGGCCACTGTGGGGAATTTCTGTATGAAATTTTCCGATAAATCCAATTTTTGCAAAGTGGGCATATCTTCGAAAACATCACTGTTGAGATTAGTTATACGATTGCCGGAGAGTTTTATTTCTCGTATTTTACGCAGACCACGGAAGGCTCCACCAACAATCGAACGAATTTCATTGTAGCGCAAATCGATAATTTCCAATTCGCCTTGAGCGATAAATGAATCGTGGGTGAGAAAGGCTGAGGAAGATGAAAAACATTCAATTATcagtaaaaacaattaaaaaggcattcatatacgatacggatgtcggaatcggattataaa
This Stomoxys calcitrans chromosome 2, idStoCalc2.1, whole genome shotgun sequence DNA region includes the following protein-coding sequences:
- the LOC106085261 gene encoding protein artichoke, with product MAKVVVAVVVIPKVSQCNNFSKFSLVIFASNSAASSGISCIRVHFLSANINLNERHFPLLNNSNSNNTTQLLFTHACEQLLYDFHQTQHAYGNEMFYYHHRRQHIQRIRHLSIFLLLLLYLSQIKAWRPCPELSPALRLPCRCNVVAFGSTGQLGAVAMDCDRAVFHGEAPQLPYGAPIVSYSQRYSGQQVLPSQHFGNLNLPIEDLDLSNNLIRRLPEKAFDGLKETLTSLRLANNLLGDSLNPIFSTAEFHPLNNLKLLDLSANKIKSIEEGLLKGCGDLKEFFMDRNSLTAVPSHSLNGPTALRHLSLRHNHITFLTHDSFIAQGELEIIDLRYNEIRSIVGGAFRGLRKIREIKLSGNRITNLNSDVFEDMPTLQKLDLSENFIQKFPTVALAAIEHLKSLNLSSNMLQRFDASHTQVLTSLESLDLSRNSITTIPSGTFRDLNALKYLDLSLNSLRTIEDDALEGLDSLQTLIIRDNNILLVPGNALGRLSNLNALHLDFNRVAALSAEILGSIQASDITTLTLSRNVIRELPSGSFQMFSNLRSLDLSGNSLAVITSDIFQGLETSLNELKLGQNRLTGLGNAPLALTELRSLDLSYNNLAEIPKNILEGLENLQYLNLSGNHHLSPIPAALIRPLARLQIVDFSHCAMKQLSGDLFATLQDLKHIYLNDNNIQEINDGSFMDLWNISSIDLSNNQITSIRPGAFVNVMHLRKLNLRGNQLSAFKGEFFNTGTGLEELDISNNHLSYLFPSSFRIHPRLRLILAAHNKFSFFPAELISSLQYLEHVDLSHNQLKTIEELDFARLPRLRVLKVAHNQLDMLSEMAFHNTTQLQVLDFSHNSLDRIGERTFEGLIRLESLNLENNKLNELADGIFERSKVQLLESINLAGNDFEYAPLKALQRQYFFVSSVDLSHNKITSIPSDDNIMVNIKTLDLSFNPLTQDAVSHILNEPKTVRELNLAGTGIQHLDALETPFLQYLNLSHNKLKTIEPRVFERTTLLENLDLSSNLLENLTDLSSAWPKLQVLQTLDLSNNSFEIISQGDFGKLLALRSLKLNDMAKCTRLEKNAFRDLPNLSSLEAYNLPSVGYLDLQGIMELLPGLEMLDVEVKDTALGSEQIQPAKHPRLRSIGLRGDRLKTISSGTLAGLKGGDLTVKLQNTSLTSLPPALLFPVPRSSQLTLDIEGSKVGVLMPQFLNALEDRRSSLQLKGLSSNPIHCDCNARALRRWLPNSHMTDLTCRSPEYLAGKKLIEVGDDELTCDPRKMTSTTARSTSTQILKSSSRLVTRPTMTTTEEPPMIIWSMEPTQAPPMKIKTKAPLMKAPIMTNDDTLIIGIVGGVVAFIAILIIIICIVRLRMSNADYHNAPAMIGIPPMPIGPGSVPLSYKGAPAAAAAALYAVPPYATQNYATLPHKTASIHQSTQSLSQRQQQQQQHQQQQQQQQQQTYSSRMSYFGGSTPQHQQASSNLSNNQPYIIYSDDKAYR